From Pseudomonadota bacterium, one genomic window encodes:
- a CDS encoding glycosyltransferase, whose protein sequence is MFEPEWGGHQEDWVRLLAAGLAAEAASMGVVFLVHPKLYERLTQASGGSLLERGAHRVRLEALERREAEHCLAPSQWRRALARWEVARAHARRLGASHVHFLCIDAVQLPLAFGARIGPGVKVSGILFRPSQHYAQVFATQARAAEHLRELRKRALYSGMLSNRLLARVLTLDPTYSAWARHPKVQYIPDPIVSELAPSAAMQAQVRGRWGVPPNRHLFVLLGALQARKGVIRALQALHHLPRDVLASSAVIMAGRVEEPIRSRLWDVHEQVQRAVGVDGWLRVEDGFLEPEELSCLLYSADTVLAPYQRFVGSSGILSWAALARTPLITQRYGLLGHLATEHGLGLVVDTTDPTAIADAMQRCLAGGCQVDPHGAAAYVAAHQTGPFVRGVAETLAQ, encoded by the coding sequence GTGTTCGAACCGGAGTGGGGCGGGCACCAGGAGGACTGGGTCCGCCTGCTGGCGGCTGGTCTTGCTGCTGAGGCGGCGAGCATGGGCGTGGTGTTTCTCGTGCACCCGAAGCTGTACGAGCGCCTGACGCAGGCGAGCGGGGGGAGTCTTCTGGAGCGAGGCGCGCACCGGGTGCGCCTCGAGGCGCTTGAGCGTCGCGAGGCAGAGCATTGCCTTGCCCCGTCCCAGTGGCGTCGTGCCCTTGCCCGCTGGGAGGTGGCGCGCGCCCACGCCCGCCGGCTAGGTGCCAGCCATGTCCACTTCCTCTGTATCGATGCCGTGCAGTTGCCGCTCGCGTTCGGGGCGCGCATCGGACCCGGGGTAAAGGTCTCAGGGATCCTGTTCCGTCCGTCGCAGCACTACGCACAGGTGTTCGCGACGCAGGCGCGTGCGGCGGAGCACCTTCGAGAATTGCGCAAGCGGGCTCTCTACTCAGGCATGCTGAGTAATCGTCTACTCGCTCGCGTGCTTACCTTGGATCCGACTTACTCGGCCTGGGCGCGGCATCCGAAGGTCCAGTACATTCCCGATCCCATCGTCAGTGAGCTCGCCCCGAGCGCGGCGATGCAGGCTCAAGTGCGTGGGCGCTGGGGCGTGCCGCCAAACCGTCACCTATTCGTACTGCTCGGTGCGCTCCAGGCGCGCAAGGGGGTGATCCGTGCGCTGCAGGCGCTGCATCACCTCCCGAGAGATGTCCTCGCGAGCAGCGCTGTGATCATGGCCGGTCGCGTGGAGGAGCCGATCCGCAGCCGTCTGTGGGATGTGCACGAGCAGGTGCAGCGCGCGGTCGGGGTAGACGGGTGGCTGCGAGTCGAGGACGGGTTCTTGGAGCCGGAGGAGCTGTCGTGCCTGCTGTACTCGGCGGACACGGTGCTCGCACCCTACCAGCGCTTCGTGGGTTCGTCCGGCATCTTGAGTTGGGCAGCCCTCGCCCGCACCCCGTTGATCACCCAGCGCTACGGCCTGCTCGGCCACCTCGCGACAGAACACGGCCTCGGGTTGGTGGTCGACACGACCGACCCCACTGCCATCGCCGATGCCATGCAGCGCTGCCTGGCCGGAGGGTGTCAGGTAGATCCACACGGGGCGGCGGCTTATGTGGCGGCTCACCAAACGGGCCCTTTCGTACGCGGGGTCGCCGAGACGCTCGCCCAGTAA
- a CDS encoding SGNH/GDSL hydrolase family protein, translating to MRPRLSSQAIAWLLAAAPLLPAAAQTQIGPDDPLIAYTETVLLDVNSNRARFTRETVDFFANNFAPGARINFTTDATSASVGLYYREQGGDGHFALEMDGELVATNIGADLFREGFMWAPLFSEADGTAHSYSLVLPYGADVDFLGLRLTGGSEGLLPNPADRPSVRYVAYGDSITNGTAASGITTTYPYLVGEFNGWQVINMGFSGQNVTPADGTAVGAIEADLISVAIGTNDFWFIPGEAAFKASYNTFLDNIRAQQPTTAIYAITPLWAYYDGLNYFGSMLDDYRRYIREVVAERQSSDHHLALLEGYDMVPPEDVHFADGIHPTDAGYGLFADSLAQFNLVRNGDFEWDDSNTAWVNWGNSGYTAAQRLSGERSLQVGPGAGGRGQSLGGLAVGGCYRLTASARQVGTAGMAWFGITFYDEAGGEVSAYQRTIASREFAELSLDVSVPAAYANALVWTWKDEAGFVFLDLVSLTAANSCSARGEVG from the coding sequence ATGCGACCTCGCCTCTCGTCCCAAGCCATCGCGTGGCTGCTGGCTGCCGCCCCCCTCCTGCCGGCCGCCGCTCAAACACAGATCGGACCCGACGATCCGCTCATCGCCTACACGGAAACCGTCTTACTCGACGTCAATTCCAACCGAGCTCGCTTCACCCGTGAGACCGTGGACTTCTTCGCCAACAACTTTGCCCCGGGCGCACGCATCAACTTCACCACGGACGCGACATCGGCAAGCGTCGGCCTGTACTACCGCGAACAGGGAGGCGATGGCCACTTCGCCCTGGAGATGGACGGCGAGCTCGTCGCAACCAACATAGGCGCGGACCTGTTCCGAGAGGGGTTCATGTGGGCGCCACTGTTCAGCGAGGCCGACGGCACTGCGCACTCCTACAGCCTCGTGCTGCCCTACGGCGCCGACGTCGACTTCCTCGGCCTTCGCCTTACGGGCGGCAGCGAGGGATTGCTCCCCAACCCCGCCGACCGTCCGAGCGTGCGCTACGTCGCGTACGGCGACTCCATCACCAACGGCACCGCCGCTTCGGGCATCACCACGACTTACCCCTACCTCGTGGGCGAGTTCAACGGCTGGCAAGTCATCAATATGGGCTTCTCCGGTCAAAACGTCACGCCAGCGGACGGCACGGCCGTGGGCGCCATCGAGGCGGATCTGATCAGCGTTGCCATCGGCACCAACGACTTCTGGTTCATCCCGGGCGAAGCGGCCTTCAAGGCAAGCTACAACACCTTCCTCGACAACATCCGCGCCCAGCAACCCACCACTGCGATCTACGCCATCACGCCCTTGTGGGCGTATTACGACGGCCTCAACTACTTCGGCTCCATGCTGGATGACTACCGGCGCTACATCCGCGAGGTGGTCGCCGAACGCCAGAGCTCAGACCATCACCTAGCACTCCTGGAAGGCTACGACATGGTGCCGCCCGAAGACGTACACTTCGCGGACGGCATCCATCCGACCGACGCGGGCTACGGGCTTTTCGCCGACTCCCTGGCCCAGTTCAACCTGGTGCGCAACGGCGACTTCGAATGGGACGATTCGAACACAGCCTGGGTCAACTGGGGCAATAGCGGCTACACGGCTGCGCAACGGCTGAGCGGCGAGCGCTCCTTGCAGGTGGGCCCTGGCGCGGGCGGGCGGGGACAGTCCCTAGGCGGCCTCGCGGTCGGCGGATGCTACCGATTGACAGCCTCGGCACGCCAAGTCGGCACGGCCGGGATGGCCTGGTTCGGCATCACCTTCTACGACGAAGCGGGAGGTGAGGTCAGTGCGTACCAAAGAACGATCGCATCGCGTGAGTTCGCTGAGCTGTCTTTGGATGTGAGCGTGCCGGCCGCCTACGCCAACGCCCTAGTCTGGACCTGGAAAGACGAGGCCGGGTTCGTATTCCTCGATCTGGTGTCCCTGACGGCCGCCAACAGCTGCAGCGCACGCGGCGAGGTTGGCTGA
- a CDS encoding ECF-type sigma factor, which translates to MADDPKHTVTRILSGADNASDAVEQLFPVLYAELRRIGTGLLRNERQGYTLSTTELVHEAYLRLFDAQGVPWNNRKHFFGAAATAMRRILVDRARAGNAQKRIPKDQLRGLEQSVVFEEGQSKDDLLAIDAALERLAKVDPRRVEIVELRYFIGLTEEETAEIMGVSRATIAREWRGARRWLLTELS; encoded by the coding sequence ATGGCCGACGATCCCAAGCACACCGTCACTCGCATTCTGAGCGGGGCGGACAACGCCAGCGACGCGGTGGAGCAGCTGTTCCCGGTGCTCTACGCCGAACTGCGCCGAATCGGCACCGGCCTGCTGCGCAATGAACGACAGGGCTACACGCTCAGCACCACGGAGTTGGTGCACGAGGCCTACTTACGCCTGTTCGACGCCCAAGGCGTGCCCTGGAACAATCGGAAGCACTTCTTCGGCGCTGCCGCTACTGCCATGCGCCGCATCCTCGTGGATCGGGCCCGCGCAGGTAACGCGCAAAAGCGTATCCCCAAGGACCAGCTGCGCGGACTCGAGCAATCGGTGGTGTTCGAGGAGGGGCAATCGAAGGACGACCTGCTGGCCATCGACGCCGCCCTCGAACGGCTCGCCAAAGTAGATCCACGGCGGGTGGAGATTGTCGAACTTCGCTACTTCATCGGCCTGACCGAGGAGGAAACCGCGGAGATCATGGGAGTTTCACGCGCTACGATCGCCCGCGAGTGGCGAGGCGCGCGCCGCTGGCTACTCACCGAACTGTCTTGA
- a CDS encoding S9 family peptidase, which produces MPVDAEGYAFSPDGKRVLVGSDESGVYNVHAFNVSTGESTALTESTTNAVFPVSYFPSDARILYTFDEGGTELNHLYVREQDGKSRDLTPGDGVKARFLGWHEAGTAFWVGTTELDGRNFDLYRYDAKDYSRELLFRNEAGYSPAAVSDDGRWLALHKPRTSADADIYLQDLTNDAPPALITEHEGNVSHAVTTFTRQNDALHYLTDEFGEFAQAWSHQLATGKKSLVLEAQWDVSYVAVSQTGRYRVDGINADALTRVTVRDIRDGQPVALRELPAGNIKNVRFSLDDARMAFFIDADTQPNNLFVANLDTGAARQYTQALNPEIDPNALTEVTSVRYPSFDGREIPAVLYRPHQASAASPVPAVVFVHGGPGGQTRRGYYAMFQHLVNHGYAVLGANNRGSSGYGKTFFHLDDKRDGEGDLNDIVWSRKYLEGLDWVDGERIGVMGGSYGGYMTAAAMTFRPDAFEVGIDIFGVTNWVRTLESIPPWWESFKVALYDEMGDPATDAERHRRISPLFHAQKIERPMLVVQGANDPRVLKVESDELVEAMRNNDVPVEYLVFDDEGHGFARRENKIAASEVYVSFLDRYLSKK; this is translated from the coding sequence GTGCCCGTGGATGCTGAGGGCTACGCCTTCTCTCCCGACGGCAAACGGGTGTTGGTCGGCTCCGACGAGTCCGGCGTCTACAACGTGCACGCCTTCAACGTGTCAACCGGCGAATCGACGGCGCTGACCGAGTCCACCACCAATGCGGTTTTCCCGGTCAGCTACTTCCCGAGCGACGCGCGCATCCTGTACACCTTCGACGAGGGAGGGACCGAGCTCAATCATCTGTACGTGCGTGAGCAAGACGGCAAGTCACGGGATCTCACGCCCGGCGATGGGGTTAAGGCCAGGTTCTTGGGGTGGCATGAAGCAGGCACGGCCTTCTGGGTGGGCACTACGGAACTCGACGGCCGCAATTTTGATCTCTACCGCTACGACGCGAAGGACTACTCCAGAGAACTGTTGTTCCGCAACGAAGCCGGCTACTCCCCGGCCGCCGTGTCCGACGACGGTCGCTGGCTAGCGCTGCACAAGCCGCGCACCAGTGCAGATGCTGATATCTACCTTCAGGACCTGACGAACGACGCGCCGCCAGCCCTCATCACTGAGCATGAGGGCAACGTGAGCCACGCCGTGACCACCTTCACGCGCCAGAACGATGCGCTTCACTACCTGACCGATGAGTTCGGTGAGTTCGCCCAGGCTTGGTCGCATCAGTTGGCGACCGGTAAGAAGTCGTTGGTGCTCGAGGCGCAGTGGGACGTTAGCTACGTTGCCGTGTCGCAGACCGGACGCTATCGCGTGGATGGCATCAACGCCGACGCGTTGACTAGGGTGACCGTGAGGGATATTCGCGATGGGCAGCCCGTAGCGCTGCGTGAGCTGCCGGCGGGGAACATCAAGAACGTGCGCTTCAGCTTGGACGATGCGCGCATGGCGTTCTTCATTGACGCAGATACGCAGCCGAACAACCTGTTCGTGGCCAACCTTGACACCGGCGCCGCGCGCCAGTACACGCAGGCGCTCAATCCTGAGATCGACCCCAACGCGCTGACGGAGGTGACCAGCGTACGCTACCCGAGCTTCGATGGACGAGAGATTCCCGCCGTGCTCTACCGCCCCCATCAGGCCAGCGCGGCGTCCCCGGTGCCAGCCGTGGTGTTCGTGCACGGCGGTCCGGGCGGGCAAACCCGCCGCGGCTACTACGCCATGTTCCAGCACCTGGTGAACCACGGCTACGCCGTATTGGGCGCCAACAACCGCGGCTCGAGCGGCTACGGCAAGACCTTTTTCCACCTCGATGATAAGCGCGATGGTGAGGGCGACCTGAACGACATCGTCTGGAGCCGAAAGTACCTCGAGGGCTTGGACTGGGTGGATGGCGAGCGCATTGGCGTGATGGGCGGCAGCTACGGCGGCTACATGACCGCCGCTGCCATGACCTTCCGCCCCGATGCGTTCGAAGTGGGTATCGACATCTTCGGTGTGACCAACTGGGTGCGCACGCTCGAGAGCATCCCGCCCTGGTGGGAGTCCTTCAAGGTAGCGCTCTACGACGAGATGGGCGACCCCGCCACCGATGCCGAGCGCCACCGGCGCATCTCGCCGCTGTTCCACGCGCAGAAGATCGAGCGGCCGATGCTGGTTGTGCAGGGTGCGAACGACCCGCGCGTGCTCAAGGTGGAAAGCGACGAGCTGGTAGAGGCCATGCGCAACAACGATGTGCCCGTGGAGTACTTGGTGTTCGACGACGAAGGCCATGGCTTCGCCAGGCGGGAGAACAAGATCGCGGCGTCCGAGGTCTACGTCAGCTTCCTGGATCGCTACCTATCGAAAAAGTAA
- the trmA gene encoding tRNA (uridine(54)-C5)-methyltransferase TrmA — MKPWTFAPERYDALFDAKCAATAELLAPYCDLPAQRYRSPSQGFRVRAEFRLWHEGDALDYVMFDPKAPREPVVIDEFPQALAPITERMPRLLRALRHSATLRRRVFQAEFLASRSGQTVVTLVYHRPLDQAWEQAATDLARELGVSIIGRSRKQKIVIGVDRIEESFEVGARQWRYYAYEQSFVQPNAFVNEHMLNWVWTQAQDARGDLLELYCGNGNFTLPLASCYRAVLATEVAKISTRAAMQNIELNAVENVELVRLSAEEVTQALNGARPFRRLQALRQPLAAYDFCAVFVDPPRQGLDRQTCELLRRFERIYYISCSPQSLVDNLRALHSTHEAVALAMFDQFPYTHHVESGVVLIRRST; from the coding sequence ATGAAGCCCTGGACCTTCGCACCTGAGCGTTACGACGCACTGTTCGACGCCAAGTGCGCCGCCACGGCGGAGCTGCTGGCGCCGTACTGCGACCTGCCCGCGCAGCGCTACCGCTCGCCTTCGCAGGGCTTTCGCGTCCGCGCCGAGTTTCGCCTCTGGCACGAGGGGGACGCCCTAGACTACGTGATGTTCGATCCGAAGGCCCCGCGCGAGCCCGTCGTGATCGATGAATTCCCACAGGCCCTCGCGCCGATCACCGAGCGCATGCCCCGGCTGTTACGCGCGCTAAGGCACAGCGCGACCCTGCGGCGGCGCGTGTTCCAGGCGGAGTTTCTCGCCTCGCGCAGCGGCCAGACGGTGGTGACCCTGGTCTACCACCGTCCTCTAGACCAGGCCTGGGAGCAGGCGGCGACCGACCTTGCCCGCGAGCTCGGCGTCTCGATCATCGGTCGCAGCCGCAAGCAGAAGATCGTGATCGGTGTGGACCGCATCGAGGAGTCCTTCGAGGTGGGCGCCAGGCAATGGCGCTACTACGCGTATGAGCAGTCCTTCGTGCAGCCCAATGCGTTCGTCAACGAGCACATGCTCAACTGGGTATGGACACAGGCGCAGGACGCCCGAGGTGATCTGCTCGAGCTTTACTGTGGCAACGGCAACTTCACCTTGCCGCTCGCCTCGTGCTACCGCGCCGTCCTCGCCACCGAGGTCGCAAAGATCAGCACGCGAGCAGCCATGCAAAACATCGAGCTGAACGCAGTGGAGAACGTCGAGCTGGTGCGACTTAGCGCTGAGGAAGTGACCCAAGCCCTAAACGGAGCGCGGCCCTTCCGCCGGCTGCAGGCCCTGCGCCAGCCCCTGGCGGCCTACGACTTCTGCGCTGTCTTCGTCGACCCGCCACGGCAAGGGCTCGATAGGCAAACCTGCGAGCTACTGCGGCGCTTCGAGCGCATCTACTACATCTCGTGCAGCCCGCAGAGTCTAGTGGACAATCTGCGCGCGCTACACTCGACACACGAGGCAGTCGCCCTCGCCATGTTCGACCAGTTCCCTTACACCCACCATGTGGAGAGTGGGGTCGTATTGATCCGCCGCAGCACGTGA